The window TTCTCTTTAACACATTTCATGAGTTTGATACGTAAACGGTCGAGAACTTTGTAGAGCGACCCTGGCGTTTTACCCTCATTTTCTGCGAGTTCTTTGATAGTTAAATCACGTGAATAAGATTGGATGAGGAGGGTTTGTTGTTTTTGCTCGAGCTTGGCAAAGCAAGTTTTAAGTGTTTGACGTTGTTCAGCTAGTAGTTCCTCAATTTCTAGGCATTCTTCAGCGAGGATTTCTAGAGTTTCGTTAGAAAAGACGTGGCGATCGCGGCTTTTGCCGCGGCGGTATTTGAGGACTTC is drawn from Lentisphaera araneosa HTCC2155 and contains these coding sequences:
- a CDS encoding sigma-70 family RNA polymerase sigma factor translates to MNDKDNYGLFIAEYGKALPALRAFLRQLLPTWHDVDEVMQETSIILWKKFDQFEQGTSFSAWASMVARFEVLKYRRGKSRDRHVFSNETLEILAEECLEIEELLAEQRQTLKTCFAKLEQKQQTLLIQSYSRDLTIKELAENEGKTPGSLYKVLDRLRIKLMKCVKENGDLAHG